In a single window of the Planctomycetia bacterium genome:
- a CDS encoding RNA polymerase subunit sigma-70 — protein sequence MSRIPHTLHNAQPLSTVVYRSLRAMAHRHLAGERHDHTLQPTALAHEAYIRVSHRADGFPADPAQFLLAAAGAMRCILVDHARRRAAQKRGGDVHRARAPVDLIQADSARVDLLALDESLNRLRELDAQLAQVVEMRYFGGLGDADIADVLKCSTRSVRRAWSVARAWLARELRP from the coding sequence ATGTCGAGAATCCCGCATACCCTGCACAACGCTCAGCCGCTCTCGACGGTGGTCTATCGCTCGCTTCGCGCCATGGCGCATCGCCACCTTGCGGGCGAACGCCACGACCACACCCTCCAGCCGACGGCCCTGGCTCACGAGGCGTACATTCGCGTCTCCCATCGCGCCGACGGGTTTCCCGCCGATCCTGCCCAGTTCCTGTTGGCGGCCGCCGGCGCGATGCGATGCATCCTCGTGGATCACGCGCGCCGCCGAGCCGCGCAAAAGCGCGGGGGCGATGTTCATCGAGCAAGAGCGCCGGTCGATTTGATCCAGGCCGACAGCGCGCGAGTCGACCTGCTGGCCCTCGACGAATCACTGAATCGCCTGCGCGAACTGGACGCTCAACTCGCCCAGGTCGTGGAGATGCGGTATTTCGGCGGTCTGGGCGATGCCGACATCGCGGATGTTCTCAAATGCTCGACCCGCAGCGTGCGCCGCGCGTGGAGCGTCGCCCGTGCGTGGCTCGCGCGGGAACTACGGCCCTAG
- a CDS encoding serine/threonine protein kinase has translation MSAAPWSQVRRIVEAAIHCPAHRRDRLLDRACRGSADLRRQVSDLLSQELPDESWLESPVAGAATHLLELSHLVGRTGYIGRYRIGEVIAVGGMGVVLRGIDESTDHPRPVAIKILPRGLCTRRTLRAFRRERRLLEQLNHPNITQILESGLCPDGQPYIVMELVDGHPIDQYFRLHPTSLEDRLSLFRAVCLAVHYAHQSLIVHRDLKPGNILVGTGGVVKLLDFGIAKLLDPDARAAGSKTETMMDAMTLQYSSPEQIRGEPITTATDVYSLGVILYELLAGRPPYDLSRSSRYEAEKTICELTPQSPREASMDGGAEWSSALDRIAMMAMHKEPGRRYASAEQLAEDIRRYLDGVTVMAYKPGRFERAIGLMKKHRVAFGVAAASFAAVCTLAIVSAFAAHEATVSRDRERKARQVSQSINGFMSELLAMARPERLGSSDSGLHVLQEASALVEHELGDQPNIAAGVYMQIASAYFNLRRDAESIRNYRSALACLRRSDPPDKERLAECLGSLGAALSYRDDEEGLTLQREALQIRREQYGENDLRVAKSMHGVGFALTRCARPPRYKEAEELYRAALDMRRRLGAEESAATAHNLHALAALMRHQNRLEESATQYEQALVLSRRVLRPLDGQLIDLLNDYAACLRDLERCEQAKALLSESVTLTTQALGEVAGSGTLSSLASLTCECGDRDSAWQLINQALAQLSRAVSADRLGPAADRWRKITQELGEQSPKPRIEAYREFIADLPLRESTLRVPPSTYCHVLAHLAAIAVQTGEHQLASEVAGEAIRALDAHDPESWPIRIELRQTMAQALMGVHRTREARAILIEVYNALRERRGPDHRETRSAADQIAAIDGISPTQSTTLN, from the coding sequence GTGAGCGCGGCGCCCTGGTCTCAGGTTCGACGGATCGTTGAAGCGGCCATCCATTGTCCCGCTCATCGTCGTGACCGGCTGCTCGACCGCGCCTGCAGGGGTAGTGCCGACCTGCGCCGGCAAGTCAGCGACCTGCTGTCTCAGGAGCTGCCCGACGAATCATGGCTGGAGTCGCCGGTCGCCGGCGCTGCAACCCATCTGCTCGAATTGTCTCATCTGGTCGGACGAACCGGTTACATCGGCCGCTATCGCATCGGCGAAGTCATCGCGGTCGGCGGCATGGGCGTCGTCCTTCGCGGCATCGATGAATCAACTGACCATCCGCGCCCCGTAGCGATCAAAATCCTCCCCCGCGGCCTCTGCACGCGGCGCACCCTGCGCGCCTTTCGGCGTGAGCGGCGACTGCTCGAGCAACTGAACCATCCCAACATCACGCAAATACTGGAGTCAGGTCTCTGCCCCGACGGACAGCCGTACATCGTCATGGAATTAGTCGACGGCCATCCGATTGACCAGTATTTTCGTCTTCATCCGACTTCGCTCGAAGATCGCCTGTCCCTGTTTCGCGCCGTCTGCCTCGCCGTGCATTACGCCCACCAGAGCCTCATCGTTCATCGCGATCTGAAACCCGGCAACATCCTCGTGGGCACAGGCGGCGTTGTGAAGCTGCTCGACTTCGGCATCGCCAAGCTGCTAGATCCCGACGCGCGTGCCGCCGGCTCGAAGACCGAGACGATGATGGATGCCATGACGCTTCAGTACAGCAGCCCGGAGCAGATTCGCGGCGAGCCCATCACCACCGCGACGGACGTCTATTCGCTGGGCGTGATTCTCTACGAGCTTCTGGCGGGGCGTCCGCCTTACGACTTGTCCCGCAGTTCCCGCTATGAAGCCGAGAAGACGATCTGCGAACTGACGCCGCAAAGTCCGCGCGAGGCGTCCATGGATGGCGGCGCCGAGTGGAGTTCGGCACTGGACCGGATCGCCATGATGGCCATGCACAAAGAGCCGGGCAGGCGTTACGCATCCGCCGAACAGCTCGCCGAAGACATTCGACGATATCTCGACGGTGTCACCGTCATGGCCTACAAGCCCGGCCGATTCGAGCGGGCCATTGGACTGATGAAAAAACACCGTGTAGCCTTCGGCGTGGCGGCGGCTTCATTCGCGGCCGTCTGCACGCTCGCGATCGTGTCGGCCTTCGCGGCGCACGAGGCCACGGTCTCGCGCGACCGGGAAAGAAAAGCGCGCCAAGTCTCGCAAAGCATCAACGGTTTCATGAGCGAATTGCTGGCGATGGCCCGTCCGGAGCGGCTGGGGTCGTCCGACTCCGGGCTCCATGTCCTGCAGGAGGCGTCGGCCTTGGTCGAACATGAACTGGGCGATCAACCGAACATCGCGGCGGGCGTGTACATGCAGATCGCCAGCGCCTATTTCAATCTGCGCCGAGACGCCGAGTCGATTCGCAATTATCGAAGCGCCCTGGCCTGCCTGCGCCGAAGCGACCCCCCGGACAAGGAGCGTCTTGCCGAATGCCTCGGTTCACTCGGCGCGGCCTTGTCCTATCGCGATGACGAGGAGGGACTGACCCTTCAACGCGAAGCGCTTCAAATTCGCCGCGAGCAGTACGGTGAAAATGATCTGCGCGTGGCCAAAAGCATGCACGGCGTGGGGTTCGCACTGACGCGCTGTGCCCGACCGCCGCGATACAAGGAGGCCGAGGAACTCTATCGCGCGGCCTTGGATATGCGACGACGACTGGGCGCCGAAGAATCCGCCGCAACCGCTCACAACCTTCACGCCCTCGCTGCTCTTATGCGTCATCAAAATCGGCTGGAGGAATCGGCAACGCAGTATGAGCAGGCACTCGTCCTGAGCCGCCGCGTGCTGCGGCCGCTGGACGGGCAGCTCATCGACCTCTTGAATGACTATGCCGCGTGCCTGCGCGATCTGGAAAGATGCGAACAGGCGAAGGCACTCCTAAGCGAGTCAGTTACCCTCACAACCCAGGCCCTTGGAGAAGTAGCAGGGTCCGGCACGCTCTCAAGCCTTGCATCCCTCACCTGCGAATGCGGTGATCGTGACTCAGCATGGCAATTGATCAATCAGGCACTTGCCCAATTGAGCCGGGCCGTCAGCGCCGACCGATTGGGTCCGGCGGCCGATCGCTGGCGAAAGATCACCCAGGAACTGGGCGAACAATCTCCGAAACCCCGGATTGAAGCGTATCGGGAGTTCATCGCAGACCTGCCGCTTCGCGAGTCAACGCTCCGGGTGCCGCCGAGCACCTATTGCCACGTGCTCGCTCACCTCGCGGCCATCGCCGTGCAGACCGGCGAACATCAACTGGCGAGTGAGGTCGCCGGCGAGGCGATTCGCGCATTGGATGCGCACGACCCGGAAAGCTGGCCCATACGCATCGAACTGCGACAAACGATGGCCCAAGCGCTGATGGGCGTGCACCGAACTCGCGAGGCGCGAGCCATTCTCATCGAGGTCTACAACGCGCTTCGCGAGCGCCGGGGGCCCGATCATCGCGAGACCCGAAGCGCGGCGGATCAGATCGCCGCGATTGACGGCATATCTCCCACGCAATCGACGACGCTCAATTGA
- a CDS encoding SDR family oxidoreductase has translation MTDHQPTTLMTGATGFLGQYVLKELLLRGRRVVAILRAPLQDSRRRLAGMLRPLGAEIDDYISSGQLILREGALPEDLPDGEWGPTDNILACAASLQLFSKGNGEPHRTNINGTATLLEWADRHHVEKFHSISTAYVCGSHTETIREVFHPRPASFQTEYEETKWVAEEMLANWSNGNGNKLTVMRPSFIIGDSTNGYTTQFGGFYQFVRFISLLKAEFGGGNGHVSHIPHRIPGRADDRIQNLVPVDYAARMVAEIVLNPKLHGRIYHLTDPNPPTWDLLKKGLEDFFGITGGTFAESHDLPADKTVVESLMFEKYDLLMPRLKHQPVFDESNTREVRQALGIDYPALTLQRLSTLLGYAVEQRWGQRATRRHERGE, from the coding sequence ATGACGGACCACCAGCCGACCACTTTGATGACCGGGGCGACCGGTTTCCTCGGGCAATATGTCCTCAAAGAGCTTCTGCTCCGCGGTCGCCGCGTCGTGGCGATTCTGCGGGCGCCGTTACAGGATTCGCGTCGCCGCCTCGCCGGCATGCTAAGGCCGCTGGGTGCGGAAATCGACGATTACATTTCGTCGGGCCAGTTGATTCTTCGTGAAGGCGCATTGCCGGAGGACCTGCCCGACGGCGAGTGGGGCCCAACGGACAACATCCTCGCCTGTGCCGCCAGCCTGCAACTCTTCTCGAAGGGCAACGGCGAACCGCACCGGACGAACATCAACGGCACGGCCACGCTTCTGGAATGGGCCGACCGGCACCATGTCGAGAAGTTTCACAGCATCAGCACGGCGTATGTTTGCGGTTCGCATACCGAGACGATTCGCGAGGTCTTTCATCCTCGTCCGGCATCGTTTCAGACAGAATATGAAGAGACGAAGTGGGTCGCCGAGGAAATGCTGGCCAACTGGTCAAACGGCAACGGCAACAAGCTCACGGTGATGCGGCCGAGTTTCATCATCGGCGACTCCACCAACGGCTATACCACCCAGTTCGGCGGCTTTTATCAGTTTGTTCGTTTTATCAGTCTGCTGAAGGCGGAGTTCGGCGGCGGCAACGGACACGTGTCGCACATCCCGCATCGCATTCCCGGCCGCGCCGACGATCGGATTCAAAACCTCGTGCCGGTAGACTATGCGGCCCGAATGGTCGCGGAGATCGTGTTGAACCCGAAGCTGCACGGCCGGATTTACCATCTGACCGACCCGAATCCGCCGACGTGGGACCTGCTCAAGAAGGGCCTGGAGGACTTCTTCGGCATCACCGGCGGCACCTTCGCCGAGAGCCACGACCTGCCCGCCGACAAGACCGTGGTCGAATCGCTGATGTTCGAGAAGTACGACCTGCTGATGCCGCGGCTGAAGCACCAGCCCGTCTTCGACGAGTCGAACACGCGCGAGGTTCGCCAGGCCCTGGGCATCGACTACCCCGCCCTGACATTGCAGCGCCTGTCGACGCTCCTGGGCTACGCGGTCGAGCAGCGCTGGGGACAGCGCGCCACCCGCCGCCACGAGCGCGGCGAATAG
- a CDS encoding alpha/beta fold hydrolase produces MILRPFSEHSFPCLKPELILAPPDPAGPPINTRQWLSLAHSKLAALLPPGRPALITEQLVNSDGSPADVFAHFGIDRQRLPKLRGNWDGLAHTAQVSGDNKNQDATTPPWEGFEDVSIPGAGGVEICGRLGRVRKGTESAKADCLVILPGLLGDNNVLRTRDLGKALMAHGYHVLALELRGHGDTYRAQPEVRYTFGVQETLDLLAVSRWLEQQPCVQETGLVGFCWGGNHALLASWIDGATPDHPGIMKDVAPYYREIGGQRHYTRGVMAFSSVLRYEKLMTELDRPWSRFEHPAFAGLQNSVKTRMTHRNYPNPSTSLRKIIEDDLCSASMSYPGFVEDATRFVCLMEPPGSPGFNKLATARTPTLIVHAANDPLAPAQDVADLISWTTNPMVAAIILPGGGHIGFAAYATAFYFSLILSFFSRVRK; encoded by the coding sequence ATGATCCTCAGACCCTTCTCCGAACATTCGTTTCCCTGCCTCAAGCCAGAACTCATTCTTGCGCCTCCGGACCCCGCCGGACCACCCATCAATACCCGGCAGTGGCTCTCCCTTGCGCACTCAAAGTTGGCCGCGCTCCTTCCCCCGGGTCGCCCAGCCCTCATTACCGAGCAGTTGGTCAACTCCGACGGCTCGCCCGCAGATGTCTTCGCCCATTTTGGGATCGACCGCCAGCGACTCCCGAAGCTGCGCGGCAACTGGGACGGTCTCGCACACACGGCCCAGGTCTCCGGCGACAATAAGAACCAGGATGCCACCACCCCTCCATGGGAGGGTTTTGAAGACGTCAGCATTCCCGGTGCGGGCGGCGTGGAGATTTGCGGGCGACTCGGGCGAGTCAGGAAGGGAACGGAGTCCGCCAAAGCCGACTGCCTGGTGATCCTGCCCGGCCTGCTGGGGGATAACAACGTCCTGCGAACGCGTGATCTGGGAAAGGCGCTGATGGCGCATGGCTACCACGTCCTGGCACTGGAACTGCGCGGCCACGGCGACACCTATCGGGCACAACCCGAGGTCCGTTACACCTTCGGCGTGCAGGAGACACTGGACTTGCTCGCGGTCTCGCGATGGCTGGAGCAGCAGCCCTGCGTGCAGGAAACCGGGCTCGTCGGCTTTTGCTGGGGCGGCAATCATGCCTTGCTGGCCTCGTGGATTGACGGCGCGACGCCTGATCATCCCGGCATCATGAAAGACGTGGCGCCCTATTATCGCGAAATCGGCGGCCAACGGCACTATACACGCGGCGTCATGGCATTCTCCTCTGTGCTTCGATATGAAAAACTGATGACGGAGCTGGATCGGCCGTGGTCACGGTTTGAACATCCGGCCTTCGCCGGCCTGCAAAACTCCGTCAAGACACGCATGACGCATCGAAATTATCCAAATCCTTCCACAAGCCTCAGGAAGATTATTGAGGACGACCTTTGCAGCGCGAGCATGAGTTACCCCGGCTTCGTCGAGGACGCCACCCGGTTTGTCTGCCTGATGGAACCGCCTGGTTCGCCCGGATTCAACAAACTGGCCACTGCCCGGACACCGACATTAATTGTCCACGCGGCCAATGACCCGTTGGCGCCTGCCCAGGACGTCGCGGACCTGATATCGTGGACGACGAATCCGATGGTCGCGGCGATCATCCTGCCGGGCGGGGGACACATCGGCTTTGCCGCCTACGCCACGGCCTTCTACTTCAGCCTGATTTTGAGCTTCTTTTCCCGTGTCAGGAAATAG
- a CDS encoding polyprenyl synthetase family protein — MKTMPDLTTPIANELDRVIEVFDRELGSDLAFVTDLVDQVRRYRGKLLRPRLLLLSGAATGRIGQEHIILAAVVEMVHMATLVHDDVLDEADVRRRSPTVNRLVGNEGAVLLGDFLISHAYHLCSSLDSTHASQRVAAVTNTVCEGELMQIHHRGNEELSEADYLEIIRRKTAALTSVCCELGAWASHAAAEQVRQMADFGMDLGMAFQIVDDLLDLTGTENELGKTVGRDADLGKWTLPVIRFRDTADAEEKSRLLAVMRGSSDDRTAGLRRLLAGSDAVSYALEAAQGYVRSALARLAEFPPSEARGGLIAAAEFIVTRTH, encoded by the coding sequence ATGAAGACGATGCCCGACCTGACAACGCCGATCGCCAATGAGCTCGATCGCGTCATCGAGGTGTTCGACCGCGAGCTCGGCTCCGATCTCGCTTTCGTGACCGATCTGGTCGACCAGGTGCGGCGCTATCGCGGCAAACTGCTTCGCCCGCGCCTGCTGCTGCTCTCCGGCGCGGCGACCGGCCGCATCGGTCAGGAACACATCATTCTCGCCGCCGTCGTGGAGATGGTCCACATGGCCACACTCGTACATGACGACGTCCTCGATGAAGCCGACGTGCGTCGCCGCAGCCCGACGGTCAATCGCCTGGTCGGCAACGAGGGCGCCGTCCTGCTCGGCGACTTCCTCATCTCCCACGCCTATCACCTGTGCAGCAGCCTCGACTCGACCCACGCCTCTCAGCGCGTCGCCGCGGTGACCAACACCGTCTGCGAAGGCGAGTTGATGCAGATTCACCATCGCGGCAACGAGGAATTGAGCGAGGCCGACTACCTCGAAATCATCCGCCGAAAGACCGCCGCCCTCACCAGCGTCTGCTGCGAGCTGGGCGCCTGGGCCAGTCACGCCGCCGCCGAACAGGTCCGGCAAATGGCCGACTTCGGCATGGACCTGGGCATGGCGTTTCAAATCGTTGACGACCTGCTGGACCTCACCGGTACCGAGAACGAACTCGGCAAGACGGTAGGCCGGGATGCAGACCTCGGAAAATGGACCCTGCCGGTGATTCGATTCCGCGATACGGCGGATGCTGAGGAGAAGTCTCGTCTACTCGCAGTGATGCGCGGTAGCAGCGACGATCGCACGGCCGGCCTGCGCCGTCTGCTGGCCGGCTCCGATGCCGTCTCATATGCACTGGAGGCGGCACAGGGCTACGTTCGATCCGCCCTCGCCCGCCTGGCCGAATTTCCTCCCAGCGAGGCCCGAGGCGGTCTCATCGCCGCCGCCGAATTCATCGTCACGCGCACGCATTAA
- a CDS encoding HAD family phosphatase, which produces MVTMLQAIVFDFDGVIADTEPLHHRAFADVLDGDLQVPTWENYLADYLGLNDATFLRRLFRESGESPTDETIQLLLKKKDAAYRRHIEGGLPLLPGVESFVGWARTRFPLAICSGAQRVEIEAILRHAGLLDAFEHIVSTDEVALSKPDPAGFLRAIELLAGRHGDLMPSACLAIEDSAHGITAAKRAGMRVVQVCPHAIAAPAVEADRQIKDLTELDETLLAQIMA; this is translated from the coding sequence ATGGTCACGATGCTTCAGGCGATCGTTTTTGATTTCGACGGCGTCATAGCCGATACCGAGCCGCTTCATCATCGGGCCTTTGCGGATGTGCTGGACGGCGACTTGCAGGTGCCGACGTGGGAAAACTATCTCGCCGATTATCTCGGCCTCAACGACGCGACGTTCCTTCGAAGATTGTTCCGCGAGTCGGGCGAGTCTCCGACTGATGAGACGATACAGCTCTTGCTCAAGAAGAAAGACGCGGCTTATCGACGGCACATTGAGGGGGGCCTGCCGCTCCTGCCGGGCGTCGAGTCGTTTGTGGGATGGGCGCGGACACGATTCCCATTGGCGATCTGCAGCGGGGCCCAGCGCGTCGAGATAGAGGCCATACTACGACACGCGGGCTTGTTGGACGCCTTCGAGCATATTGTGTCGACGGATGAAGTCGCGCTTTCGAAGCCCGACCCGGCAGGATTTTTGAGGGCGATCGAACTGCTCGCCGGACGGCACGGTGACTTGATGCCTTCGGCATGTCTGGCGATCGAGGACAGCGCCCACGGCATCACCGCCGCGAAGCGCGCCGGGATGCGTGTCGTGCAGGTGTGTCCGCACGCCATCGCAGCGCCGGCCGTCGAGGCGGACCGACAGATCAAAGACCTGACGGAGCTCGATGAAACGCTGCTCGCTCAGATCATGGCGTAG